Proteins found in one Zea mays cultivar B73 chromosome 1, Zm-B73-REFERENCE-NAM-5.0, whole genome shotgun sequence genomic segment:
- the LOC100273327 gene encoding putative glycolipid transfer protein (GLTP) family protein isoform X1 — protein sequence MLGFRQMPWSSAQEQEQAPSEQLCEGVSAVVAARQGMEKPLTAVAEAFEELARGMEADGGELRLAPFSDSCALVSVLFSSLGMAFRFAEIEYVTKVNDLIGAGKSYRTLSDILDKDIQNDCVKKQGSHSRNLRRVRLGLGLIKALFEQFLDTEGTLYDAATIAYGQVCAPFHSWAIRKAVGAGMYTLPTREQLIVRLNETDFSVQKEMRRYIDASSPIIEYIDNLFLSRNISLDW from the exons ATGCTCGGGTTCAGGCAGATGCCGTGGTCGTCggcgcaggagcaggagcaggcgcCGTCGGAGCAGCTGTGCGAGGGGGTGTCGGCCGTCGTGGCGGCGCGCCAGGGGATGGAGAAGCCGCTGACGGCTGTGGCGGAGGCGTTCGAGGAGCTGGCGCGCGGCATGGAGGCCGATGgcggggagctccgcctcgctccCTTCAGCGACTCCTGCGCTCTCGTCTCCGTGCTCTTCAGCAGCCTCGGGATGGCCTTCAGGTTCGCCGAGATCGAGTACGTCACCAAG GTGAACGATCTCATCGGTGCCGGCAAGTCGTACCGCACGTTGAGCGACATCCTCGACAAGGACATCCAGAATGACTGCGTGAAGAAGCAGGGAAGCCACTCCCGGAACTTACGCAGGGTccgtctcggcctcggcctcattAAAGCCCTCTTCGagcaattcctcgataccga GGGGACATTGTATGATGCTGCTACGATAGCTTACGGGCAGGTCTGCGCGCCGTTTCATAGCTGGGCGATCAGGAAGGCTGTTGGTGCTGGCATGTACACTCTTCCAACTAGGGAGCAGTTGATAGTGCGGCTGAATGAAACTG ATTTCTCCGTGCAGAAGGAGATGAGGAGATACATTGATGCTTCTAGTCCTATCATAGAGTACATCGACAACCTTTTCCTCTCGAGGAACATTAGCCTAGATTGGTGA
- the LOC100273327 gene encoding putative glycolipid transfer protein (GLTP) family protein translates to MLGFRQMPWSSAQEQEQAPSEQLCEGVSAVVAARQGMEKPLTAVAEAFEELARGMEADGGELRLAPFSDSCALVSVLFSSLGMAFRFAEIEYVTKVNDLIGAGKSYRTLSDILDKDIQNDCVKKQGSHSRNLRRVRLGLGLIKALFEQFLDTEGTLYDAATIAYGQVCAPFHSWAIRKAVGAGMYTLPTREQLIVRLNETEGDEEIH, encoded by the exons ATGCTCGGGTTCAGGCAGATGCCGTGGTCGTCggcgcaggagcaggagcaggcgcCGTCGGAGCAGCTGTGCGAGGGGGTGTCGGCCGTCGTGGCGGCGCGCCAGGGGATGGAGAAGCCGCTGACGGCTGTGGCGGAGGCGTTCGAGGAGCTGGCGCGCGGCATGGAGGCCGATGgcggggagctccgcctcgctccCTTCAGCGACTCCTGCGCTCTCGTCTCCGTGCTCTTCAGCAGCCTCGGGATGGCCTTCAGGTTCGCCGAGATCGAGTACGTCACCAAG GTGAACGATCTCATCGGTGCCGGCAAGTCGTACCGCACGTTGAGCGACATCCTCGACAAGGACATCCAGAATGACTGCGTGAAGAAGCAGGGAAGCCACTCCCGGAACTTACGCAGGGTccgtctcggcctcggcctcattAAAGCCCTCTTCGagcaattcctcgataccga GGGGACATTGTATGATGCTGCTACGATAGCTTACGGGCAGGTCTGCGCGCCGTTTCATAGCTGGGCGATCAGGAAGGCTGTTGGTGCTGGCATGTACACTCTTCCAACTAGGGAGCAGTTGATAGTGCGGCTGAATGAAACTG AAGGAGATGAGGAGATACATTGA